In Sorghum bicolor cultivar BTx623 chromosome 8, Sorghum_bicolor_NCBIv3, whole genome shotgun sequence, one genomic interval encodes:
- the LOC8079875 gene encoding V-type proton ATPase 16 kDa proteolipid subunit has translation MSSAFSGDETAPFFGFLGAAAALVFSCMGAAYGTAKSGVGVASMGVMRPELVMKSIVPVVMAGVLGIYGLIIAVIISTGINPKAKPYYLFDGYAHLSSGLACGLAGLAAGMAIGIVGDAGVRANAQQPKLFVGMILILIFAEALALYGLIVGIILSSRAGQSRAD, from the exons ATGTCGTCGGCGTTCAGCGGCGATGAGACCGCCCCCTTCTTCGGCTTCCtcggcgccgccgcggcgctcGTCTTCTCAT GCATGGGGGCGGCGTACGGGACGGCCAAGAGTGGCGTCGGCGTGGCGTCCATGGGTGTCATGCGCCCCGAGCTCGTCATGAAGTCCATCGTCCCCGTGGTCATGGCTGGTGTGCTCGGTATCTATGGCCTCATCATCGCTGTCATTATCAGCACTGGAATCAACCCCAAGGCCAAGCCGTACTACCTCTTTGACGGCTACGCCCACCTGTCGTCTGGCCTTGCCTGTGGTCTTGCTGGGCTTGCTGCAGGCATGGCCATTGGCATCGTTGGTGATGCTGGTGTCAG GGCGAATGCTCAGCAGCCAAAGTTGTTTGTGGGCATGATCCTCATCCTGATTTTCGCTGAAGCGCTTGCCCTCTACGGTCTCATCGTCGGCATCATCCTTTCATCCCGTGCTGGCCAATCCCGTGCAGATTAG